One genomic segment of Aquipluma nitroreducens includes these proteins:
- a CDS encoding TonB-dependent receptor, producing MRLTFSICLFCVLQSFAIGTFSQNVKLSINQKNISVENALQLIEDKTDYYFMYSVLVIDVKRTVDIEATNKLVPEILEDILKGTDISYKIDGRLIALSKNDEISSVNQQQKSISGKVTDSSGASLPGVSVVVKGTTNGTITDSNGIYSISKIPENATLQFSFVGMSLQEVKVEAQTTINIVLQEETIGVDEVVVVGYGAQKKSDLTASISSLNTKDLPRSASLSVNNMIQGRVAGVDITSASGMPGAGVSIKIRGVSTINNSEPLYVIDGVQFTNGSGTNFNTLSMINPSDIEHIEILKDASAAAIYGANGANGVILITTKRGVAGKPKVNFKAQYGVASTPRKLDLLNASDYVDLLVEQQTAAYPTSSLTSIVGSTVLNYDYSRVTRTDWQDELFKNASLYEADFSIRGGSETSNVFFSLGYSSSEPIVYGGDFARYTMRLASDFKIGKRIKIGENINFSYVNRDENVGSITSALIMPPYVPVYDSNNWWGYGNCNNVNDNNNAGNPITAVAYNDNTNKNLMVFGNIYGSVELMKGLTYYTSLGINTSYGHTGTFQKKYENGNLTYSNQYTETYSWGINPMLEQTLTYVRSIGKHNITLLGGMSISRWGKSRSASIYAQNYPNEELTNVKLAGTSTVSSESVGESAGLSYFSRLNYSFLNKYLLTAIVRADASASFAPSNRWGKFPALSVAWKMTEEKFVKDNLPAFNNLKLRLGWGKNGNSNIGSFQYTSYTHNQGVAYPVGTSTSETWLTGTTIKALASPDIRWEEATTKNIGLDMGFFKNRLSLTVDYFDKTTDDILVTVPTSPSMGLGLAGGGSGGSRVANAASATNKGIEFATSYAGNIGEVKYNISANLSYVTNKVTGLGDGVAIQGTTYQGQAAITLTDIGHPIGSFYGYKVDKVYAGKSEIDTDNANAVSLSKGSINYYQSNLTAAGDIRFKDLDGNGYVDTKDRTYIGNPIPKYSYGFAIDLSYKNFDFSTSFSGVQDVDIYSAYYTWYLEGMRITENHSSAVLNRWTTTNTNTNMPRAISGDPNNNMRTSDRYVCDGSYLKMRNISVGYTLPANILRRIKLDPGSNLKVYLSGQNLLTFTKYKKGYDPEISSYDPGNANSYNLNRGIDVGLVPNPKTVMIGLELGF from the coding sequence ATGAGACTAACCTTTTCGATATGTTTGTTTTGCGTGTTGCAATCATTCGCGATAGGCACTTTCTCACAAAATGTAAAGTTAAGTATTAATCAAAAGAACATAAGTGTTGAGAATGCCTTGCAGTTAATTGAAGACAAGACCGACTATTACTTCATGTATAGTGTCTTAGTTATTGATGTTAAGAGGACCGTAGATATTGAGGCTACAAATAAATTAGTGCCTGAGATTTTGGAAGACATTCTTAAAGGAACCGACATCTCCTACAAGATCGACGGCCGTTTAATTGCCCTTTCAAAAAATGATGAAATATCATCTGTTAACCAGCAACAAAAATCTATTTCCGGTAAAGTGACAGACTCCTCGGGAGCATCTCTGCCAGGCGTTTCTGTGGTTGTAAAAGGCACAACTAATGGAACAATTACTGATAGTAACGGGATATATTCGATTTCTAAAATTCCAGAAAATGCAACTTTACAGTTTTCGTTTGTGGGGATGAGTCTGCAAGAGGTAAAAGTTGAAGCCCAGACAACAATAAATATAGTTTTGCAGGAAGAAACAATTGGTGTTGACGAGGTTGTCGTAGTTGGTTATGGAGCACAAAAGAAAAGCGATCTCACCGCCTCAATATCTTCATTGAATACGAAAGACTTACCTAGGTCAGCTTCACTAAGTGTCAACAACATGATACAGGGACGGGTCGCTGGCGTCGACATCACTTCGGCCAGCGGAATGCCGGGTGCAGGTGTGTCAATCAAAATCAGAGGCGTTAGCACCATCAACAACTCAGAGCCTCTATATGTCATTGATGGGGTTCAGTTTACTAATGGCAGCGGAACGAACTTCAATACTTTGTCGATGATCAATCCTTCGGATATCGAGCATATCGAAATACTGAAGGATGCCTCTGCTGCTGCAATTTATGGGGCTAATGGAGCAAATGGCGTTATTTTGATTACAACCAAACGGGGTGTTGCCGGAAAACCAAAAGTCAATTTCAAAGCCCAATATGGCGTTGCCTCCACTCCCCGGAAATTGGATTTGCTTAACGCAAGCGACTATGTTGATTTGTTGGTTGAACAACAAACAGCAGCCTACCCTACAAGTAGTCTGACATCAATTGTTGGGTCAACTGTTTTGAATTACGATTATTCGAGGGTAACCCGAACAGATTGGCAGGACGAATTATTTAAGAACGCCAGCCTTTACGAAGCTGATTTTAGCATACGAGGTGGAAGCGAGACTTCCAATGTTTTCTTCTCGTTAGGATATTCAAGTTCTGAACCAATTGTTTATGGGGGAGATTTTGCGCGATACACCATGCGCCTGGCCTCCGACTTCAAGATCGGCAAAAGAATCAAGATCGGGGAGAATATAAACTTTTCGTATGTCAACCGCGACGAAAATGTCGGGTCGATTACTAGCGCCCTGATCATGCCGCCTTACGTCCCGGTTTACGATAGCAACAATTGGTGGGGATATGGTAATTGCAACAATGTAAACGACAACAACAATGCGGGAAATCCTATCACAGCCGTGGCTTATAACGACAACACTAACAAGAACCTAATGGTGTTTGGGAATATCTATGGTTCGGTCGAATTAATGAAAGGTTTGACTTATTACACTAGTTTGGGTATCAATACTAGCTATGGTCATACCGGCACTTTCCAGAAGAAATATGAAAATGGAAACCTAACCTATTCAAATCAATATACCGAAACATATTCGTGGGGAATAAATCCCATGTTGGAACAAACATTAACATATGTCAGAAGTATTGGCAAACACAATATTACGTTACTTGGAGGTATGTCCATATCGCGTTGGGGAAAAAGCAGAAGTGCTTCCATATATGCACAAAATTACCCTAATGAGGAATTAACCAACGTTAAGCTTGCCGGTACATCAACCGTATCATCCGAAAGTGTAGGCGAATCGGCTGGCTTGTCCTATTTTTCCAGGTTAAACTACAGCTTTTTAAACAAGTATTTATTGACGGCCATTGTCAGGGCTGATGCCTCTGCAAGTTTTGCCCCAAGCAACCGTTGGGGTAAATTCCCAGCCTTATCGGTAGCCTGGAAAATGACTGAAGAAAAGTTCGTAAAAGACAACCTTCCCGCATTCAACAATTTAAAACTTCGTTTGGGCTGGGGCAAAAACGGGAATTCAAACATTGGCTCCTTTCAATACACTTCTTATACCCATAATCAAGGGGTTGCCTATCCTGTCGGGACATCCACTTCTGAGACATGGCTGACTGGCACAACTATCAAAGCGCTGGCCTCTCCCGACATCAGGTGGGAAGAAGCCACAACAAAAAACATTGGGTTGGATATGGGCTTCTTTAAAAACAGGCTATCTCTCACCGTTGATTATTTCGACAAAACCACCGATGATATTTTGGTAACCGTACCAACTTCGCCATCAATGGGATTGGGTCTAGCCGGAGGCGGATCTGGCGGTAGCCGTGTTGCCAATGCGGCATCAGCCACCAACAAGGGGATTGAATTTGCAACAAGCTATGCCGGAAATATCGGAGAAGTTAAATACAACATTTCGGCAAACCTTAGCTATGTGACCAACAAAGTTACCGGACTTGGTGATGGGGTTGCCATCCAAGGCACTACCTATCAAGGACAAGCGGCCATTACCCTTACAGATATTGGCCACCCGATTGGTTCTTTTTATGGATATAAAGTTGATAAAGTTTATGCCGGCAAGTCTGAAATTGATACTGACAATGCCAATGCAGTTTCCCTCTCAAAAGGGAGCATCAACTATTATCAAAGTAATCTGACCGCAGCTGGCGATATCCGGTTTAAAGATCTGGACGGAAATGGCTATGTAGATACCAAGGATCGCACATACATAGGCAACCCTATCCCTAAGTATTCGTATGGTTTCGCTATTGATCTTTCTTACAAGAACTTCGATTTCTCGACCAGTTTCTCAGGTGTACAAGATGTTGATATTTATAGTGCCTATTACACCTGGTATCTGGAAGGAATGAGGATTACCGAAAACCATTCCTCCGCAGTATTGAACCGCTGGACCACGACAAACACCAACACGAATATGCCAAGGGCAATCAGTGGTGACCCGAACAACAATATGAGGACTTCCGACCGCTATGTTTGCGATGGCTCTTATCTGAAAATGCGCAACATCTCGGTTGGATATACGCTTCCGGCAAACATCCTTCGCCGAATCAAACTTGATCCGGGATCAAACTTAAAAGTTTACCTATCAGGACAAAACCTGCTTACATTCACCAAATATAAAAAAGGTTACGATCCTGAAATATCATCATACGATCCTGGTAACGCGAATAGCTATAACCTGAACAGAGGGATTGATGTTGGATTAGTTCCAAATCCTAAAACGGTTATGATTGGATTAGAATTAGGATTTTAA
- a CDS encoding FecR family protein — MQTDNKIQLLQNFLNGSITDQELKNLFVWLNSEKGNMEFEKLLNEKWLTNKFQTTENIDSTILFSRIKTKIEDKQLSSRKQLLIRFRKVAAIFILGLLIPTIYFTVLNPQKDNKKVVYLKESLSNEKIRKMTLPDGTAVWLMSGSTITYPSNFSENKTRNVEITGEAFLNVAKDSLHPFILNLGEVGLKVVGTSFNVMNYGDEDRVNVVLKTGKVDLFKGKYNPDNDFVHLAPGQLMTYKKGEPEFLISYVDVDKYISWINGTLLFHNDRFEEVLKKLGKWYNISIEVNDREISNFLFTATIKNENLDQIVDLLKYSTPFKYSIYKADGVTKLVVEKMK, encoded by the coding sequence CTTTGTTTGGTTGAATAGCGAAAAAGGCAATATGGAGTTTGAGAAACTTCTAAATGAAAAGTGGTTAACCAATAAATTTCAAACAACTGAAAATATAGATTCTACTATTCTGTTCTCAAGAATTAAGACCAAGATTGAAGATAAACAGTTATCAAGTAGGAAGCAACTCCTTATCAGATTCAGGAAAGTAGCAGCCATTTTTATACTCGGGCTTTTAATTCCGACAATATATTTCACGGTACTGAACCCGCAGAAGGATAATAAGAAGGTGGTATATCTCAAAGAATCCTTATCGAACGAAAAGATAAGAAAAATGACTTTGCCGGATGGCACCGCTGTTTGGTTAATGTCAGGAAGTACAATTACATATCCATCAAATTTTTCAGAGAACAAAACCAGGAATGTAGAAATTACCGGTGAAGCTTTTTTAAATGTTGCCAAGGATTCATTGCACCCTTTTATTCTAAATCTTGGCGAAGTTGGGTTAAAAGTGGTTGGGACAAGCTTTAATGTGATGAATTACGGCGATGAAGATCGTGTTAATGTTGTTCTAAAAACCGGGAAGGTCGATCTGTTTAAAGGAAAATACAATCCGGATAATGATTTCGTCCATTTGGCTCCTGGACAATTGATGACTTACAAAAAAGGAGAACCGGAATTTCTGATTAGCTATGTTGATGTTGACAAATATATTTCATGGATCAACGGAACTCTTCTGTTTCACAATGATCGTTTTGAAGAAGTGCTAAAAAAATTGGGGAAATGGTATAACATTTCCATAGAAGTTAATGACCGAGAAATCTCGAATTTTCTTTTTACAGCAACCATAAAAAATGAAAACCTAGATCAGATTGTCGATCTCCTGAAATATTCAACTCCTTTTAAATATTCAATATACAAGGCAGACGGAGTGACAAAACTTGTTGTAGAAAAAATGAAATAA